The stretch of DNA GATTCATTAACTTCCAAATCGCAGCCCGGGCGAACGGATCCGTGATTGCTACCGAACCACGTTCCAAGGGAAGGTTGACGGGATCAGAGCTTGATAAATCGAACCGAAACCGTTCGTAAGATTGCGAAGTTGCCAATTCAGATTTCGCAATCATTTGCACTTGCGACGGACTTCCAAGTTCGCGATCGCTTCGGCAAAGGATCGATTTTCGATAACCAGTATCGAGAAAATAGTCGATCAGTTGCTCACGCTTATCAGGTGAGGCTTGCGAGACCGCTAAACGTGCGGGAGGTTGCAGCCCAACGCCCGATGAGTGTTGAAAGTCAGCCTCGGCAACGAAACGCAGTTCATGTTCTTCAGCCATACGCTGAAAGTCATGAAAGTAGAACGCTCGATTTCGATCGCTGATGTACTCGTGGTACAGGTATGTATCACGCCAACCGCGAGCTTGTTCGCGCGTCCGCCGATAGTAGACACCCTGCAACGTATCGGCGGGAGTTGCCTCGGCCATCAACTCAATCGCTCGTCGAGCTTCCGCAATTTGTTCCCGTGGATCGGCGAGGTCGCCCACCGAGAAACGTACGTAATCGCGAAGCGTCGAACCCCAATTCCAGCCCGGCAGCGTATTAAACGAAATTGCGGCGATCCCGTCAGCAGACAAACAGTGCTGGCACAATCTTAGAATCGCTGAACGTTCGTCATCTGTTGCCCACGAAAAAACACCCGGGCAAAGAACATAGTCCACAGTTCCTATCGAGGCGGATTCGACATCAGAGATGTTCTGGCAACGAAACTCGATGTTCGATAGTTCCAATTCCTGAGCCGTTTGCTCAGCCTGACGGATTGCATCGCTTGCCAAATCAATCCCGATAAATTGACTTTCAGGAAATTCAACCGCAAACGGGATCAGGTTTGTGCCATCGGCACATCCCAGCTCTAAAACTCGGCAATGCGCCAAATCGGCTGGTGCTACACCGTGCATCGTTGCTGCAAATTCAAGACACCGAAGTTGGATATGCCGTTCAGCCAATCCAGGGTAGGCAACTTGATCGTATTCGAAGATCTTCGTTGAGTCGGTGGACGAGTCCATATCGGGTCTTTCGAGAGTCACCGGTCTGTCAAATCACGCTCATTCTAGCGATCGAAGGTTCGTTGTTGAGTATGGCAACGATTTGTCGCACTCGCAGTGGCAGCGACGACGATTGGCAGTTAGAACGATGAACCTTTACTAAATCCAACGCATCCCGTTCAAGCATATCCTTCATCCGACTTTCGAATGACACTGCATCCTCAAGCTCAAGACTTCCTCAACAAAGTTGCTCTAAGCGGGCGTCCCGGTTGGGAAGAAATGACACCGAAGCAAGCCCGCGAGATCTTCGAAACCTTTACCGATTACGTCGGTGAAAGTCCAGAGATTAAGCACGTAGCGGAGATCGTCTTGGCCGGAATGCGGTGCCGTTTATACAGCGACGCATCAAAGCCGTCGCCGCTGATGATGTACTTTCACGGTGGCGGTTGGGTGCTGGGTAGCTTGCAGACACACGACGTTCTTTGCCGAAGTCTTGCCAAAGAATCTGGCTGTGTTGTGATTTCGGTTGACTATGGGCGTTCACCAGAAAACGCCTTTCCCGGCCCGTTAGATGACTGCTACAACGCGACTGTTGCTGCGATCGAGCAGGCAAACGAACTCAAGATCACTCCTAATCGCGTCGTGCTTGCCGGCGATAGCGCCGGCGGCCATTTGGCGACTATGGTGGCAATGCGAAGTCGCGATCGCTCCGGACCTATGATTGCGCTACAAGTGTTGCTCTATCCGGTCGTCGAACCAAACTTCGAAACGGGATCGTATCGACAGTTTGCCTCGGGGTTCGGCCTGACCCGAGCAACCATGAAATGGTTCTGGCAGCACTTCTTGGGCAATCATTCACCCAGTAGCGACTCCGTTCCGACCTTGGCTGGATCACTTGCTCGGTTGCCCCCAACAGTTCTGATTTCAGCTGAATACGACGTGTTGCACGACGAAGGCTTGGCTTTCGCGACCAAGTTGAGCGATGCGGGAGTCGAAGTATCAATCAAACGCTATCCTGGCATGCTGCACGGGTTTATGCACTTCGCTGGACTCTTCGACGATGGACGAAAGGCTGTTAGGGACGTCGGCAAAATGATCCGACAGAAACTCACTTAAAGCGCCACGACGATCATCTCACCATTCACTTTTCACACTGTTTTTACTCTCCTTCGCACCTCAGTTTTCAAGAGCAGCATGGTCACCATATCCGTTAATGTTATTTGT from Rubripirellula amarantea encodes:
- a CDS encoding class I SAM-dependent methyltransferase; this translates as MDSSTDSTKIFEYDQVAYPGLAERHIQLRCLEFAATMHGVAPADLAHCRVLELGCADGTNLIPFAVEFPESQFIGIDLASDAIRQAEQTAQELELSNIEFRCQNISDVESASIGTVDYVLCPGVFSWATDDERSAILRLCQHCLSADGIAAISFNTLPGWNWGSTLRDYVRFSVGDLADPREQIAEARRAIELMAEATPADTLQGVYYRRTREQARGWRDTYLYHEYISDRNRAFYFHDFQRMAEEHELRFVAEADFQHSSGVGLQPPARLAVSQASPDKREQLIDYFLDTGYRKSILCRSDRELGSPSQVQMIAKSELATSQSYERFRFDLSSSDPVNLPLERGSVAITDPFARAAIWKLMNQWPRTATVKALYEFAVETLVKTAPHIALPSPSAGIEAMSRSMLALFGAGVIEAFIRPPIIAAEVSEKPMANRLVRHSAKRNMLVVNQWHQNCQGLSNAQRHLLSLLDGTRNISQLAHELQQWQNENLESVAPPRSELPRELPSADVTTMLHSLLQRRLLVS
- a CDS encoding alpha/beta hydrolase gives rise to the protein MTLHPQAQDFLNKVALSGRPGWEEMTPKQAREIFETFTDYVGESPEIKHVAEIVLAGMRCRLYSDASKPSPLMMYFHGGGWVLGSLQTHDVLCRSLAKESGCVVISVDYGRSPENAFPGPLDDCYNATVAAIEQANELKITPNRVVLAGDSAGGHLATMVAMRSRDRSGPMIALQVLLYPVVEPNFETGSYRQFASGFGLTRATMKWFWQHFLGNHSPSSDSVPTLAGSLARLPPTVLISAEYDVLHDEGLAFATKLSDAGVEVSIKRYPGMLHGFMHFAGLFDDGRKAVRDVGKMIRQKLT